A stretch of Aspergillus nidulans FGSC A4 chromosome VI DNA encodes these proteins:
- a CDS encoding putative endo-1,3(4)-beta-glucanase (transcript_id=CADANIAT00010412), with protein sequence MASTGLENDPLAQKIDALGSNPRPLGLPPVLAPGVKLDPKSICHPGLETLYIGFFGTRNYHRAVVRRLAHKLEIGSAIVNRPLTQDELDFYVETISQATSNNRWGLITGVEFGMLTGLVLGQRKKEFQQYAPPLDANRPAIFTRYVETLKAMRVADPAVFQRTIISLCKTTFVGGLCGWFVGSAYAMSRSAAAASTDPRIKQHREEFMKVDQRVAERRRRAAMVARVQGAQGKLEDDLYNQEGLYQGGFEESSSTTASQPADTSASPTIQSQTYPSNTPAESQSTPAWPTPHPDTYSSSVPTSGQNNDSTFFDDDASPIAPDYRDTNTAPQGSAWERIRQQNQNPSYNPSVTQPQYQRAPPAAEATGNDSYRERERARAEFDRMLEAERNQHSDSDGGSRGASGWWK encoded by the coding sequence ATGGCCTCAACGGGTCTTGAAAATGACCCTTTAGCACAGAAAATCGACGCCCTTGGTTCTAATCCACGACCGCTCGGCCTCCCCCCCGTTCTGGCGCCCGGCGTAAAGCTGGACCCCAAATCGATCTGTCATCCTGGCCTCGAGACCCTCTACATCGGCTTCTTCGGCACGAGAAATTATCACAGAGCCGTCGTTCGCAGACTCGCCCATAAACTTGAAATCGGCAGTGCTATCGTGAACCGCCCTCTGACGCAGGACGAGCTGGACTTCTACGTTGAAACCATTAGCCAAGCTACATCCAATAATCGCTGGGGCCTGATCACTGGCGTTGAGTTTGGAATGCTAACAGGCCTTGTTCTCGgacaaaggaagaaagagttCCAGCAGTATGCGCCGCCGCTCGATGCGAATAGACCGGCCATCTTCACTCGGTATGTCGAGACACTCAAGGCAATGCGCGTGGCGGACCCGGCTGTTTTCCAGCGGACTATAATATCACTTTGTAAAACGACTTTCGTTGGCGGGCTCTGTGGGTGGTTTGTTGGATCGGCTTACGCGATGTCTCGCAGCGCAGCGGCTGCGTCGACTGATCCGCGGATAAAACAACATCGGGAGGAGTTCATGAAGGTGGATCAAAGGGTAGCGGAGAGGAGACGTCGCGCTGCTATGGTTGCGCGTGTTCAAGGGGCTCAGGGCAAGTTAGAAGACGATCTATACAACCAAGAGGGTCTATACCAGGGCGGGTTTGAGGAGTCGTCTTCGACTACCGCTTCACAGCCGGCAGATACGTCCGCATCGCCGACAATCCAATCTCAGACTTACCCTTCAAACACTCCCGCCGAGAGCCAAAGTACGCCTGCTTGGCCAACACCTCACCCTGACACCTACAGCTCCAGCGTACCGACATCTGGTCAGAACAATGACAGCACATTCTTCGACGACGACGCCAGCCCAATCGCACCGGATTACCGAGATACAAATACCGCCCCACAGGGTAGTGCCTGGGAGCGCATCCGACAACAGAACCAAAATCCGTCTTACAACCCGTCTGTAACTCAACCGCAATACCAACGAGCACCGCCCGCTGCAGAGGCTACGGGTAATGACAGCTatcgagagcgagagcgcgCCCGAGCCGAGTTTGACCGTATGCTTGAAGCAGAGCGAAACCAACACAGTGACTCGGACGGCGGATCGCGCGGCGCGAGTGGGTGGTGGAAGTAG
- a CDS encoding uncharacterized protein (transcript_id=CADANIAT00010413): MLLFKNDKCEGEPAGMATESFAKEASVDLKGFQVVEYGSSETGSGNATTTKTTTDGDADGTVTLPTVSSTSTSTSTDDEDGDDNEDEDGTVTLPTVSATTTATTTDESSTAEPTTTTAMESGSDSETSSTEPTSTESAGAEEPTPTGASSRLAPISLAGLAAVVLGAVAGGF, encoded by the coding sequence ATGCTGCTCTTTAAAAATGATAAATGTGAGGGTGAGCCGGCGGGAATGGCGACGGAGTCGTTTGCGAAGGAGGCCAGTGTCGATCTTAAAGGGTTCCAGGTCGTCGAGTATGGTTCTTCCGAGACTGGGAGTGGGAATGCGACGACAACGAAGACGACAACCGATGGTGACGCTGATGGGACTGTGACGCTTCCGACTGTTTCTTCAACGAGCACGAGTACGAGcacggacgatgaggatggggatgacaacgaagacgaggatgggACGGTCACGCTCCCGACTGTTTCTGCGACAACGACTGCGACAACGACGGATGAGAGTTCTACTGCCGAACCGACTACGACAACCGCGATGGAGTCTGGTTCAGATTCTGAGACCTCGTCTACTGAGCCTACATCTACGGAGTCTGCTGGGGCCGAGGAGCCAACCCCTACGGGGGCATCCTCCAGACTGGCTCCAATCTCGCTGGCTGGCCTTGCCGCGGTGGTCCTGGGTGCTGTTGCGGGCGGCTTCTAG